Proteins encoded within one genomic window of Rossellomorea vietnamensis:
- a CDS encoding sensor histidine kinase, whose protein sequence is MDHFELLTGLLLNLLAILIIILLISFHYLSRNKVHKLHIKPLSIYLASSLLLLLSLALSVRLEDGFMYDLRFIPFLLGGIYGGNRVLPWLALTMIAVRAPMMGPGLWVTVVMAVLFTLLILYMRPRWEGKTWMTRVYWYTLFAFGYSVLSLWIPSLIFHFGYENSFLIYSAVLSGSTFFVFYLCEIIRTIYILQLEAIKYEKMQVVSHLAASMSHEVRNPLTTVKGFLQLINEDPTNVSTNRELSKVAVREIDRATEVINQYLDFARPHPEVEVEVEIRGEMNRSKEIIMPLAVKKGIILKVNILHHHSIKGDPNKLQQILINVMKNGLEAMETGGTLRIFSYQEGEKVFIVINDTGIGMTKEQLMRLGEPYFSMKGKNGTGLGMMTVYQLTEGMKGTINVQSKPGKGTSVILSFPIYKEEGEGTLATPAHTTKVRPSL, encoded by the coding sequence ATGGATCATTTTGAGCTATTGACCGGTCTACTTCTTAACCTCCTTGCCATATTGATCATCATTTTACTGATAAGCTTTCATTACCTTTCCCGAAATAAAGTACATAAGCTTCACATCAAACCGCTGTCGATCTATTTAGCCAGTTCGCTGCTTCTGTTACTCAGCCTTGCGTTAAGCGTTCGATTGGAAGATGGATTTATGTATGACTTGCGGTTCATCCCTTTTTTACTCGGTGGGATATACGGCGGGAACCGGGTACTGCCCTGGCTCGCTCTTACCATGATCGCCGTTCGTGCCCCGATGATGGGACCCGGATTATGGGTGACCGTGGTCATGGCGGTTCTCTTCACGCTGCTCATCCTGTATATGCGTCCGAGATGGGAGGGGAAAACGTGGATGACAAGGGTGTACTGGTATACGCTCTTTGCCTTCGGATACTCGGTCCTGTCATTATGGATCCCGTCCTTGATCTTTCACTTCGGGTATGAAAATTCTTTCTTGATCTATTCGGCCGTTCTCAGCGGATCTACGTTCTTCGTCTTTTACCTGTGTGAAATCATCCGGACCATCTATATTCTTCAGTTGGAAGCGATCAAATACGAGAAGATGCAGGTGGTCAGTCACCTGGCGGCGAGCATGAGTCATGAAGTGCGGAATCCCCTCACCACGGTAAAGGGATTTCTTCAGCTGATCAATGAGGATCCAACCAACGTCAGCACGAATCGTGAGCTGTCGAAGGTCGCTGTCAGGGAAATCGACCGGGCGACAGAGGTGATCAATCAATACTTGGACTTTGCTCGTCCTCACCCAGAGGTTGAGGTGGAAGTAGAGATCCGGGGTGAAATGAACCGGTCCAAGGAAATCATCATGCCCCTGGCGGTGAAAAAAGGAATCATCCTGAAGGTGAACATCCTTCATCATCATTCCATCAAAGGGGATCCCAACAAGCTCCAACAGATTCTCATCAACGTCATGAAAAATGGTCTCGAGGCAATGGAAACGGGTGGTACGCTCCGGATCTTCAGCTATCAGGAAGGTGAAAAGGTATTCATCGTCATCAACGATACTGGAATTGGCATGACCAAAGAACAACTCATGCGCCTCGGCGAACCCTACTTCTCCATGAAAGGCAAAAACGGGACAGGCCTCGGCATGATGACCGTCTACCAACTCACAGAAGGAATGAAGGGCACCATCAACGTCCAAAGCAAGCCCGGCAAAGGAACCTCCGTCATCCTCTCCTTCCCCATCTACAAAGAAGAAGGAGAAGGAACCCTGGCTACCCCGGCCCATACAACAAAGGTCCGTCCCTCACTGTGA
- a CDS encoding DUF421 domain-containing protein, with product MDEVLIAVVRTLISFLLLVIVTLAIGKHINSHKNHYSFALSITVGSCIANMGFDTNIDFLNIFISFIVLVILFYLFLILSSKNRLFRRWLSGRPTILMEKGKILDENMKKLKFTMDDLNQHLRELGVFDINEVEYALLEVSGVLSVKKKNRFLPLAKADMNMDPGPSASIPIELIMEGKVISKNLSPPYTLQWLESEANKRGITLHDIYYAVINSNGTLFIDLFKDHLPGDSERMDR from the coding sequence ATGGACGAAGTTTTAATCGCTGTCGTAAGAACGTTGATCAGTTTTCTTTTATTGGTCATTGTCACGTTAGCTATTGGTAAACATATCAATTCACACAAAAATCATTACAGTTTTGCCTTGTCGATCACGGTCGGTTCCTGCATTGCCAATATGGGATTTGATACGAACATTGATTTTTTGAATATCTTCATTTCTTTTATCGTGCTGGTCATATTATTTTATCTATTTCTGATACTTTCTTCGAAAAACCGGCTATTCAGACGATGGTTATCCGGACGTCCCACGATCCTGATGGAAAAGGGTAAAATTTTGGATGAGAATATGAAAAAACTAAAGTTCACGATGGATGACTTGAATCAGCACCTCCGGGAACTTGGCGTGTTTGATATAAACGAAGTGGAATATGCCCTGTTGGAAGTGAGCGGGGTCCTGTCCGTCAAAAAGAAAAACCGTTTTCTGCCACTTGCAAAGGCTGACATGAATATGGACCCTGGCCCTTCTGCTTCCATTCCCATTGAACTGATAATGGAGGGCAAGGTCATTTCAAAAAACCTGTCTCCTCCCTACACATTACAATGGCTGGAGAGCGAAGCGAACAAGAGAGGGATCACATTACATGACATCTATTATGCCGTGATCAACAGCAACGGCACCCTGTTCATCGACCTTTTTAAAGATCATCTCCCAGGCGACAGTGAACGTATGGACAGATAA
- a CDS encoding S1C family serine protease: MNELNDGKKEKKNRVKPMRTAIVSFVLGVLVMFLVVEGFNIPGEEATERVTPKSTSVKASAEGVDEGRSITEAVEKSRSSVVSVVNFKGGNMFEGSEPQPAGSGSGVIYQEEGNKAYIVTNHHVVEGATKLEVTLNDGTKIPAELLGSDALLDLAVLEVDSEKVKHVIELGKSSSLKPGQRAIAIGNPLGFLAGTVTAGVISAADRSMPVDVNKDGVVDWQSEVIQTDASINPGNSGGALINLDGELIGINSSKIAMENVEGIGFAIPVDIALPALEELKEYGEVKRPFIGIVPVSLSQIPSQYYDEPLNLPEEVKEGIVVRQSEPDSPAGKAGLEQYDVITMVDGEKVTKVSDLRKYLYNEKEVGSKVEVTYYRDGEKKNTTLTLSELE, encoded by the coding sequence GTGAACGAGTTGAATGATGGCAAGAAGGAAAAGAAGAACAGGGTAAAGCCAATGCGGACGGCCATTGTGTCATTTGTCCTTGGAGTGCTGGTGATGTTCCTGGTTGTCGAAGGGTTCAATATTCCAGGTGAGGAGGCGACGGAGAGGGTGACTCCCAAGTCGACGTCTGTGAAGGCAAGCGCAGAAGGTGTTGATGAAGGTCGTTCCATCACCGAAGCGGTTGAGAAGAGCCGGTCATCCGTTGTGAGTGTCGTGAATTTTAAAGGTGGGAATATGTTCGAAGGTTCAGAACCTCAGCCTGCTGGATCAGGTTCCGGCGTGATTTATCAAGAAGAAGGAAATAAGGCTTATATCGTCACCAACCATCATGTGGTTGAAGGGGCAACGAAGCTTGAAGTCACATTGAATGACGGGACCAAAATCCCTGCTGAATTGCTGGGTTCGGATGCCCTTTTGGATCTGGCCGTTTTGGAAGTGGATTCGGAGAAAGTGAAACACGTGATTGAATTAGGGAAATCGTCAAGCCTGAAACCGGGTCAACGCGCCATTGCCATTGGTAATCCATTAGGTTTCCTGGCCGGGACTGTCACGGCAGGGGTCATCAGTGCTGCCGACCGTTCCATGCCGGTGGATGTGAATAAAGATGGGGTAGTGGACTGGCAGTCAGAAGTGATCCAGACCGACGCCTCCATTAATCCTGGGAACTCAGGTGGAGCTTTGATCAATCTGGATGGAGAGTTGATCGGCATCAATTCTTCCAAGATTGCGATGGAAAACGTAGAAGGGATCGGTTTTGCCATACCAGTGGATATTGCCCTTCCGGCTCTGGAGGAATTGAAGGAGTACGGAGAAGTGAAGCGCCCATTCATCGGGATCGTTCCTGTCTCTTTATCACAGATCCCATCCCAATACTATGATGAACCACTCAATCTTCCTGAAGAAGTGAAGGAAGGAATCGTCGTAAGACAATCCGAGCCGGATTCACCGGCCGGGAAAGCGGGTCTGGAGCAGTATGATGTCATTACCATGGTGGATGGTGAAAAAGTGACAAAAGTCAGTGACTTGAGGAAGTATTTATACAATGAAAAAGAGGTAGGTTCAAAAGTGGAAGTCACCTATTACAGGGATGGAGAAAAGAAAAATACCACTCTGACATTAAGTGAACTAGAATAA
- a CDS encoding response regulator transcription factor: protein MNVLVVEDNQSVTSMLEMFFSKEDIKGEFVHDGAEGYRRYQEGEWDLVILDWMLPGMDGVTICRKIREEGSQVPVIMLTAKDSESDQVLGLELGADDYVTKPFSPLALMARIRAVTRRYQGQGEKNSTGTHDEATSDFRISKETREVYLKGVPLTNLTPKEFELLYYLSQHPRQVFSREQLLERVWGYDFYGDERTVDVHIKRLRNKIGSKDKPYLHTVWGVGYKFDEAAAGDEV, encoded by the coding sequence ATGAACGTATTGGTCGTTGAAGACAATCAAAGCGTCACAAGCATGCTTGAGATGTTTTTTTCAAAAGAAGATATAAAGGGTGAGTTTGTCCATGACGGTGCTGAAGGGTACCGTCGTTATCAGGAAGGCGAGTGGGATCTGGTCATCCTTGATTGGATGCTGCCCGGGATGGACGGTGTGACGATTTGCCGGAAGATCAGGGAGGAAGGGTCCCAGGTTCCGGTCATCATGCTGACGGCGAAGGACAGTGAGTCCGATCAGGTGCTTGGGCTAGAACTTGGTGCCGATGATTATGTGACGAAGCCTTTTTCACCTCTAGCCTTGATGGCGAGAATCCGGGCGGTGACCCGTCGTTACCAGGGGCAAGGGGAGAAGAACAGTACTGGAACTCACGATGAGGCAACGTCCGACTTCCGGATTAGCAAGGAAACCCGAGAAGTTTACCTGAAAGGCGTGCCCCTTACGAATTTGACGCCGAAAGAGTTTGAGCTTCTCTATTATCTTTCCCAGCATCCCCGGCAGGTGTTCTCAAGGGAGCAGCTTCTGGAGCGGGTATGGGGATATGATTTCTACGGAGACGAGCGGACGGTGGATGTACATATTAAGCGTCTCCGGAATAAGATCGGCAGTAAGGACAAGCCGTATCTTCATACAGTGTGGGGCGTAGGATATAAATTCGATGAGGCGGCGGCCGGGGATGAAGTTTAG
- a CDS encoding S1C family serine protease → MFEQNNQNEEMNSMETTDTDVTQKEEMQRTPKQKKPFKGRGFLNTVGAGIIGSVLTLTVLPQTDYYQNLAQPSVEQSADNGQANTSSNSGITPTSVSTVASGDVANIVEDASESIVGIVNYQSQSRMGSGEATPAGTGSGVLFKKEGDSAFIITNNHVIEGASKIEVSLYDGEKTEGELIGADPLTDLAVVKIDGKYADNLLEVGDSSALRAGEQVIAIGNPLGLDLSRTVTQGIVSAVDRTIPVQTSEGESELNVIQTDAAINPGNSGGALLNSKGELIGINSAKISNSGVEGLGFAIPSKDFMPIVSEIIKTGKIERPYIGIGMKNLADIPRSYLPNLPQSVESGVVVANIDPTSAAADAGIKEGDAITEMNGKSVENVADLRRQLYGDLKVGDKIDLTVYRDGKKMTVSLKLTSNSMMNG, encoded by the coding sequence ATGTTTGAACAAAACAATCAAAATGAAGAAATGAATTCTATGGAAACAACCGATACAGACGTCACTCAAAAAGAAGAAATGCAGCGGACTCCGAAGCAGAAGAAGCCGTTTAAAGGAAGAGGGTTCCTCAACACGGTTGGTGCGGGGATCATCGGTTCGGTCCTGACGCTGACGGTCTTGCCACAAACGGACTATTATCAGAACCTGGCTCAGCCAAGCGTCGAGCAATCTGCAGACAACGGACAGGCAAATACATCATCGAATTCAGGGATCACCCCTACATCGGTTTCAACCGTGGCCAGCGGAGATGTAGCGAATATCGTGGAGGATGCCTCAGAGTCCATTGTCGGTATCGTCAATTATCAGAGTCAAAGCAGAATGGGATCCGGAGAAGCCACTCCGGCGGGGACAGGGTCCGGCGTCCTTTTTAAAAAAGAAGGGGATAGTGCTTTCATCATCACGAACAACCATGTGATTGAGGGGGCATCCAAGATTGAAGTTTCCCTCTATGACGGGGAAAAGACCGAGGGTGAGCTGATCGGAGCCGACCCGCTGACGGATCTTGCCGTCGTGAAAATTGATGGTAAATATGCAGACAATCTGCTGGAAGTCGGTGACTCCAGTGCCCTGCGCGCCGGTGAACAGGTCATCGCCATCGGGAACCCCCTCGGACTCGACCTCTCACGGACAGTGACACAGGGAATCGTCAGTGCCGTCGACCGCACGATCCCCGTGCAGACATCTGAAGGGGAATCTGAACTGAACGTCATCCAGACAGACGCAGCCATCAACCCTGGTAACAGCGGGGGCGCACTCCTGAATTCCAAGGGTGAACTGATCGGGATCAACAGTGCGAAGATATCGAACTCCGGTGTAGAAGGACTCGGCTTTGCCATTCCAAGTAAGGACTTCATGCCGATCGTCAGTGAAATCATCAAAACAGGGAAAATCGAACGCCCATATATCGGAATCGGGATGAAGAACCTGGCAGATATCCCGCGTTCATACTTACCGAATCTGCCCCAATCCGTTGAATCCGGCGTGGTTGTCGCCAATATCGATCCGACATCTGCAGCAGCGGACGCAGGTATCAAAGAAGGCGATGCGATTACCGAAATGAACGGCAAGTCGGTCGAAAATGTCGCCGACCTGAGAAGGCAGCTGTATGGTGACCTGAAAGTCGGGGACAAAATTGACCTGACCGTCTACCGTGATGGTAAAAAAATGACGGTGAGCCTGAAGCTTACTAGTAATTCGATGATGAATGGGTAA
- a CDS encoding peptidoglycan D,D-transpeptidase FtsI family protein produces the protein MKEKNRTQRTRKMVLPKRMKILFVTVFLLFSTLIVRLGMVQIANGQSYEKAVEKKESLTVDSPVPRGSIYDRNGKLIVDNKPQRAITFTRTSDSTQEELLKVAGKLADMIDVKTDSLTTRDKKDFWILMNPSKADAKVSASEVDRIQGEKDLSTKEADQKIYQLKLERISEEEWSSFSEEEYEVLAIYQNISKGYALSPQIVKNKGVTITEYAQVSAHLDELPGVNVTTDWTRSYPLDHTLRSVLGDVSSTREGIPKDLLKEYLAEGYNRNDRVGTSYLELKYEDLLNGQKKKVKNIIEDGQVVGTKVIQQGQSGKDLVLGIDVELQKAIEKIVQEELSKHIGTKGSPYLDRAFVVMMDPHTGEIEAMVGQKVKEIHPNGEIEFEDYSLGAYTTSYESGSVVKGATLLTGYMTDHIEPGEMIVDEPLYIKGTPKKTSWFNVWGNQTGPISDLYALEKSSNAYMWKVALRIAGNRYVPHAPIQLKGDAFRTFREHFAQMGLGVPTGIDLPGESSGYQGTAEHPGLLLDFAIGQYDTYTPMQLAQYVSSIANGGKRVKPHLLKEVREPSNQPHRLGSVVYKEEPEVLNRIDASREEIEHVQKGFYRVFHGPEGTANLFKDAPYNAAGKSGTAEAFYKGPDMESAKPTYNTTLIGYAPFDNPEIAFSTVVPWSHQDHDPYINKVISKRVMDTYFEMKKEENK, from the coding sequence ATGAAGGAAAAAAACAGAACACAGCGAACTAGAAAAATGGTACTGCCGAAGCGCATGAAGATTCTTTTCGTCACAGTGTTTCTCTTATTCAGCACGCTGATTGTCAGGCTCGGGATGGTTCAGATTGCGAACGGCCAGTCTTATGAAAAAGCGGTGGAGAAGAAGGAAAGCCTGACGGTGGATTCTCCCGTGCCGAGGGGGAGCATATATGACAGGAACGGGAAGTTGATTGTCGATAATAAACCACAGAGGGCCATTACTTTTACCCGGACGTCGGATTCGACTCAGGAGGAATTGTTGAAGGTGGCGGGGAAACTCGCGGACATGATTGACGTTAAGACCGATTCACTCACCACACGGGATAAAAAGGATTTCTGGATCTTGATGAATCCTTCCAAGGCAGATGCGAAAGTCTCCGCATCCGAAGTCGATCGCATTCAGGGAGAGAAGGATCTCTCAACAAAAGAAGCCGATCAAAAGATTTATCAACTGAAGCTTGAACGCATCAGTGAAGAGGAATGGTCTTCTTTTTCAGAGGAAGAATATGAAGTACTCGCTATCTATCAAAATATTTCCAAAGGGTATGCCCTCTCCCCTCAAATTGTAAAGAATAAAGGGGTGACCATCACGGAATATGCACAGGTGAGCGCCCATCTCGATGAATTGCCGGGAGTGAATGTGACCACGGATTGGACAAGGTCATATCCCCTTGATCATACCCTCCGTTCCGTGCTTGGAGACGTATCGTCGACCAGGGAAGGGATCCCGAAAGATCTGCTCAAGGAATATCTCGCCGAAGGTTATAACCGGAATGACCGCGTGGGGACCAGTTACCTGGAATTAAAGTATGAAGACCTGTTGAATGGTCAGAAAAAGAAAGTGAAAAACATCATAGAAGACGGGCAGGTCGTTGGAACGAAGGTCATCCAGCAGGGTCAGAGCGGAAAAGACCTCGTACTCGGCATTGATGTGGAATTGCAAAAAGCGATCGAGAAAATCGTTCAAGAAGAACTTTCGAAACATATCGGAACAAAGGGATCTCCTTATCTCGACCGTGCCTTTGTCGTCATGATGGACCCTCACACAGGGGAAATTGAAGCGATGGTCGGTCAAAAAGTGAAGGAAATCCATCCGAACGGAGAAATCGAATTCGAGGATTATTCGTTAGGAGCATACACGACGTCCTATGAATCTGGCTCAGTTGTCAAAGGCGCCACCCTCCTGACGGGTTATATGACGGATCATATCGAGCCGGGGGAAATGATTGTGGATGAACCTCTCTATATTAAAGGAACGCCTAAGAAAACATCATGGTTCAATGTATGGGGAAATCAAACGGGCCCGATCAGCGATCTCTATGCCCTGGAGAAATCGTCCAACGCATATATGTGGAAAGTGGCTCTCCGGATTGCCGGGAACCGCTATGTCCCTCACGCACCGATTCAGCTGAAAGGTGACGCCTTCCGTACGTTCAGGGAGCATTTCGCCCAGATGGGACTCGGTGTGCCGACAGGAATCGACCTTCCAGGGGAGTCTTCTGGATATCAAGGAACCGCTGAACATCCGGGACTGCTCCTTGACTTTGCCATCGGGCAATACGATACGTACACACCGATGCAGCTCGCTCAATATGTATCCAGCATCGCAAACGGTGGAAAACGCGTTAAGCCCCATCTGTTAAAAGAAGTACGTGAACCTTCCAATCAGCCACACCGGTTAGGAAGCGTCGTGTACAAGGAGGAACCAGAGGTGCTGAACCGGATCGATGCATCAAGGGAAGAAATCGAACACGTTCAGAAAGGATTCTACCGGGTCTTCCACGGTCCAGAAGGTACGGCCAATCTGTTTAAGGATGCTCCGTACAATGCTGCCGGGAAATCAGGAACAGCAGAAGCATTTTACAAAGGACCGGACATGGAGAGTGCAAAGCCAACTTACAACACGACTCTTATCGGATACGCACCATTCGACAATCCGGAAATCGCCTTTTCTACCGTCGTCCCATGGTCCCATCAGGATCATGATCCTTACATTAATAAGGTCATTTCCAAACGGGTGATGGATACGTATTTTGAAATGAAAAAGGAAGAGAATAAATAA
- a CDS encoding peptidylprolyl isomerase has product MTKKKQSITLWSIIGGIVLIGSLLAVFGFSKEDAVAKVGSETISKDDLYTTLVDQYGDGALDTLIAEKIVKLESEKKDLTVKDSEIKKELENIKGQYDSEEAFNEALASSGSDLDSVKENIKTYLLTEKLLKDRVKITDDQIKEYFEANKESFAQKEQVEASHILVDDEKTAQEVKKKLDAGGDFAELAKEYSTDTSNADSGGELGYFGKGEMVTEFDDKAFSMKKGEISEPVKTEFGYHIIKVTGKKEAKEAVLADHKDEIKDILFDQALQTEYGTWLTEKKKEYKIEKTLKDS; this is encoded by the coding sequence GTGACTAAAAAGAAACAATCCATCACATTATGGAGCATTATCGGAGGCATTGTCCTCATCGGATCGCTGCTGGCGGTGTTTGGTTTTTCCAAAGAGGATGCAGTCGCCAAAGTGGGAAGCGAGACCATCAGTAAAGACGATCTGTATACGACGCTTGTGGATCAGTATGGGGATGGCGCCCTGGACACACTGATTGCGGAGAAGATTGTGAAGCTTGAGAGTGAGAAGAAGGATCTCACGGTGAAGGATAGTGAGATCAAAAAGGAATTGGAGAATATCAAAGGGCAATATGACAGTGAAGAGGCATTCAATGAGGCACTCGCTTCAAGCGGGTCGGATCTTGACAGCGTCAAGGAAAATATCAAGACGTACCTGTTGACGGAGAAGCTCCTGAAGGACCGGGTCAAGATCACCGATGATCAGATCAAGGAATATTTCGAAGCGAATAAGGAGTCGTTTGCTCAAAAAGAGCAGGTTGAGGCCAGTCATATCTTAGTGGACGATGAAAAGACGGCACAGGAAGTGAAGAAGAAACTTGATGCCGGCGGAGATTTTGCCGAGCTTGCGAAAGAGTATTCCACGGATACGTCGAATGCCGATTCAGGTGGGGAGCTTGGTTATTTTGGCAAGGGTGAGATGGTGACGGAGTTTGATGATAAGGCGTTTTCCATGAAAAAGGGTGAAATCAGTGAGCCTGTGAAGACGGAATTCGGCTATCACATCATCAAGGTGACGGGCAAGAAGGAAGCAAAAGAGGCGGTCCTTGCCGATCACAAAGATGAAATCAAGGACATCCTGTTTGATCAGGCCCTTCAAACGGAGTATGGCACGTGGTTAACTGAAAAAAAGAAAGAGTATAAGATTGAAAAAACCTTAAAAGATTCATAA
- a CDS encoding sensor histidine kinase, producing MKFRYLYQLLLSHTSVLIIAFMILGLLFSHYVENLVYENKVTELRTYGDKILSDLERPSPRRPLYLDEYSNLLHARNIDVITFNRQGEVSFSSGGVYPRIELSKEEWQKIESGETVPLKKDFGRFDQAVSLVIMPRVVNEQLTGGLILISPISGTREMLSEINQYLLYIVLLALAISVLVSLFLSKLHVKRIQRMRDATSKVSSGDYDVHVPSSNFDEIGDLAEDFNEMVTKLRASKEEIDALENRRRQFMADVSHELRTPLTTIRGVIEGIRNDMIPEEQKEKSFGLVSQETMRLIRLVNENLDYEKIRSNQVVLSKVTLPLLDLFEVIKEQLDLQAEEKENTITIVADQDAVVHADYDRLVQILINITKNSIQFTTGGTITLSGTSSENETVIEIQDNGIGMDPQEIKSIWRRFYKADLSRTNNPYGEFGIGLSIVKQLVLMHEGSIDVFSEKGEGTRFVIRLPL from the coding sequence ATGAAGTTTAGGTATCTGTATCAGCTGCTCCTCAGTCATACGAGCGTTCTCATCATTGCCTTCATGATTCTCGGTCTCCTGTTTTCCCATTATGTCGAAAACCTCGTGTATGAAAATAAGGTGACAGAGCTCAGGACGTATGGGGATAAAATTTTATCAGATCTTGAGCGGCCAAGTCCGAGACGGCCCCTGTATCTCGACGAATACAGTAACCTGCTGCACGCCCGCAATATTGATGTGATCACCTTCAATCGTCAGGGGGAAGTATCTTTTTCAAGTGGAGGGGTCTATCCGCGGATCGAACTTTCAAAAGAAGAATGGCAAAAAATCGAGAGCGGTGAAACCGTTCCGTTGAAGAAAGATTTCGGCCGCTTTGATCAGGCGGTGTCACTCGTCATCATGCCCCGGGTGGTCAATGAACAGCTGACAGGAGGACTGATCCTGATTTCCCCGATCAGCGGGACGAGGGAAATGCTGAGTGAAATCAATCAATATCTGTTGTATATCGTTCTGTTGGCACTCGCCATCTCCGTTCTCGTCAGCTTGTTCCTATCGAAGCTCCATGTGAAACGGATTCAGCGGATGAGGGATGCCACGTCTAAAGTTTCGTCGGGAGATTATGATGTACATGTCCCGAGCTCCAACTTTGATGAAATCGGCGACCTGGCTGAAGACTTCAATGAAATGGTCACGAAACTCCGGGCATCGAAAGAAGAAATCGACGCATTGGAGAACCGGAGACGTCAGTTCATGGCGGATGTCTCTCACGAACTGAGGACCCCGCTGACCACGATCCGCGGTGTCATCGAAGGGATTCGGAATGACATGATCCCGGAGGAACAGAAAGAGAAAAGTTTCGGTCTTGTCAGTCAGGAAACGATGCGGCTGATCCGCCTCGTGAACGAGAATCTCGATTATGAAAAAATCCGGTCCAATCAGGTGGTTCTCTCGAAAGTGACCCTGCCGCTGCTCGATCTATTCGAAGTCATCAAGGAACAGCTGGATCTGCAGGCAGAGGAAAAAGAGAACACCATTACGATTGTGGCAGACCAAGATGCAGTGGTGCATGCCGACTACGACCGCCTCGTCCAAATCCTGATCAACATTACAAAAAACAGCATCCAGTTCACGACGGGTGGAACAATCACGCTGAGTGGAACTTCTTCCGAAAATGAAACGGTCATTGAAATCCAAGACAACGGAATCGGCATGGATCCCCAGGAAATCAAGTCCATTTGGCGTCGTTTTTATAAAGCGGACCTGTCCCGGACGAATAATCCATACGGTGAATTCGGTATCGGACTCTCCATCGTGAAGCAATTGGTCCTTATGCATGAAGGGTCGATTGATGTGTTCAGTGAGAAGGGTGAGGGGACGAGGTTTGTGATCCGGCTGCCGCTTTGA
- a CDS encoding serine/threonine protein kinase, whose protein sequence is MRNPVPTWYVEDFYVQYVDDIPYKLKAPFDFSFLQKFGEVFKVYDDQDSGNICFGVRNGEERLFIKFAGAPTSRYEGKPEEAIAALKSAVNVYEDLAHPHLVRLIRGEEVGGGFAAIFEWSDGECMGKMYPRSREAFMQLPDITRIDVFRDILDFHIHAADQGYVAIDFYDGSILYDFSKRKTLICDIDLYEKRPSFNTMGRMWGSSRFMSPEEFQKGAEIDEITNVYVMGATAFALFGGEKDRSLENWRLSEALYEVALRAVSDEREKRHGSLVEFKREWDSKM, encoded by the coding sequence ATGAGGAATCCTGTGCCGACGTGGTATGTAGAGGACTTTTATGTTCAGTACGTAGATGACATTCCGTATAAATTAAAGGCACCGTTCGACTTTTCTTTTTTACAAAAGTTCGGAGAGGTCTTCAAGGTGTACGACGATCAGGACTCGGGCAATATCTGTTTCGGGGTCAGAAACGGTGAAGAGAGATTGTTCATCAAATTCGCCGGTGCCCCGACCTCGCGATATGAAGGGAAGCCGGAAGAGGCGATCGCCGCGTTGAAATCTGCTGTGAACGTGTATGAAGATTTGGCTCATCCCCATTTAGTGAGATTGATTCGCGGAGAAGAAGTCGGTGGTGGGTTTGCAGCTATCTTTGAATGGAGCGACGGGGAGTGCATGGGGAAGATGTATCCCCGGTCCCGGGAAGCATTCATGCAGTTGCCTGACATCACAAGGATTGACGTGTTCCGTGATATCCTCGACTTTCACATCCATGCGGCGGATCAGGGGTATGTGGCCATCGATTTCTATGACGGCAGCATCCTTTATGATTTTTCAAAAAGAAAGACGTTGATCTGCGATATCGATTTGTATGAGAAGCGTCCCTCTTTCAACACAATGGGCAGAATGTGGGGTTCATCCCGATTCATGTCGCCGGAGGAATTTCAGAAAGGTGCCGAAATCGATGAAATCACGAATGTGTATGTGATGGGGGCCACCGCCTTTGCGTTGTTTGGCGGGGAGAAGGACCGTTCGTTGGAAAATTGGCGATTGAGCGAAGCGTTGTATGAAGTGGCCCTTAGAGCAGTGAGTGATGAGCGGGAGAAGCGTCATGGGTCGCTGGTGGAGTTTAAGAGGGAGTGGGATTCAAAGATGTGA